A stretch of the Malus sylvestris chromosome 10, drMalSylv7.2, whole genome shotgun sequence genome encodes the following:
- the LOC126585584 gene encoding uncharacterized protein At1g01500-like isoform X2 — translation MGNLYEASNGHMVVRQSKVSLPWLDVRVFYVRISKCEIDDSAPEFLTVNHIPLDPDTLLEVNGVRTSIYSDGATTLLRRDRLDKKSEEATFVSTDSIRMTGSVKFEVLDKDVVVLSGVLELCNSNGFVAETDHHGQRWSMSCESDIVASTGFFKGRQFMGPESASPSIEVYIAGSFSGTPIILTKTLQLGLCKRHVRKGLLDSIPEYEATEDPKNNPHRFAFQRFTCETFLLHKHRKST, via the exons ATGGGAAATTTGTATGAGGCATCAAATGGCCACATGGTTGTGAGACAATCCAAGGTCTCACTGCCCTGGCTTGATGTAAGAGTCTTTTATGTCAGAATTAGCAAATGTGAGATTGATGATTCCGCTCCGGAGTTCCTCACAGTAAATCACATTCCATTGGATCCTGATACCCTTCTTGAAGTCAATGGTGTTAGAACTAGCATCTATTCAGATGGGGCGACAACCCTTCTTAGAAGGGATAGGTTAGATAAGAAGTCCGAAGAAGCCACATTTGTGAGCACTGACAGCATAAGGATGACTGGAAGTGTGAAGTTTGAGGTTTTGGACAAAGACGTTGTGGTCTTATCTGGCGTTCTAGAACTGTGTAATAGTAATGGTTTCGTTGCGGAAACAGATCATCATGGTCAGAGATGGAGCATGAGTTGTGAATCAGATATAGTTGCAAGCACTGGCTTCTTTAAAGGAAGGCAATTTATGGGGCCAGAGTCTGCTTCGCCTTCGATTGAGGTATACATTGCCGGGTCCTTCTCGGGCACTCCAATAATTTTAACGAAGACTTTACAGCTCGGTCTTTGCAAGAGGCATGTGAGGAAAGGGTTGCTGGATTCCATACCGGAGTATGAGGCAACTGAAGACCCGAAAAACAATCCTCATAGGTTCGCTTTTCAG CGATTCAcctgtgaaactttcttattgCATAAGCACCGAAAAAGTACGTAA
- the LOC126585584 gene encoding uncharacterized protein At1g01500-like isoform X1 has product MGNLYEASNGHMVVRQSKVSLPWLDVRVFYVRISKCEIDDSAPEFLTVNHIPLDPDTLLEVNGVRTSIYSDGATTLLRRDRLDKKSEEATFVSTDSIRMTGSVKFEVLDKDVVVLSGVLELCNSNGFVAETDHHGQRWSMSCESDIVASTGFFKGRQFMGPESASPSIEVYIAGSFSGTPIILTKTLQLGLCKRHVRKGLLDSIPEYEATEDPKNNPHRFAFQESEYSDYKPDNGENHFYSGTYLEGEDGELSWFNAGVRVGVGIGMSICVGVGLGVGLLVRTYQGTTRNFRRRLL; this is encoded by the exons ATGGGAAATTTGTATGAGGCATCAAATGGCCACATGGTTGTGAGACAATCCAAGGTCTCACTGCCCTGGCTTGATGTAAGAGTCTTTTATGTCAGAATTAGCAAATGTGAGATTGATGATTCCGCTCCGGAGTTCCTCACAGTAAATCACATTCCATTGGATCCTGATACCCTTCTTGAAGTCAATGGTGTTAGAACTAGCATCTATTCAGATGGGGCGACAACCCTTCTTAGAAGGGATAGGTTAGATAAGAAGTCCGAAGAAGCCACATTTGTGAGCACTGACAGCATAAGGATGACTGGAAGTGTGAAGTTTGAGGTTTTGGACAAAGACGTTGTGGTCTTATCTGGCGTTCTAGAACTGTGTAATAGTAATGGTTTCGTTGCGGAAACAGATCATCATGGTCAGAGATGGAGCATGAGTTGTGAATCAGATATAGTTGCAAGCACTGGCTTCTTTAAAGGAAGGCAATTTATGGGGCCAGAGTCTGCTTCGCCTTCGATTGAGGTATACATTGCCGGGTCCTTCTCGGGCACTCCAATAATTTTAACGAAGACTTTACAGCTCGGTCTTTGCAAGAGGCATGTGAGGAAAGGGTTGCTGGATTCCATACCGGAGTATGAGGCAACTGAAGACCCGAAAAACAATCCTCATAGGTTCGCTTTTCAG GAGTCGGAGTACTCGGACTACAAACCGGACAACGGAGAAAACCACTTCTACTCCGGGACCTATTTAGAAGGTGAAGACGGTGAGCTTTCATGGTTCAATGCCGGTGTGAGAGTGGGTGTCGGGATCGGCATGAGCATCTGCGTTGGAGTAGGGCTAGGAGTCGGGTTGCTCGTACGAACCTACCAAGGCACCACCCGCAACTTTAGACGCCGGCTACTGTAA
- the LOC126585583 gene encoding BTB/POZ domain-containing protein At1g63850-like produces the protein MVTGTGSKKRHRAVQPASSAAGSSSSRPCAAVIIGSVARRPTHPDPIPSPTLKPDPTNPYSFDDPSSADVILRLFVDPSPLDPSATSLSLSPATTQPQDDVVLHLHAHALFRCKYFAALLSDRWQHPDSQDDAVRKINLRVPLTPGAMEARISLLQLLYTPDLASAITTVSTALDLLPVASELIFDDCVRFCLRFLEAVPWTQDDEARVLALIPHLSEDESKDLIARISGCPDSSEEMLYGLILAVTHNQNMAYVKAFVAKLLRDFGSRDLVERVLDRAFQTTFKVVKESMEEYMSPGVRGDHDETEAIQRLNLHTALTHGKHLVWLVERMIELRVADSAVKEWSEQPAFTADLQRAFQDDAWRNIVPGLPSVLLRCTSRLANAVASGTILVAAQVRKKLVKDWLPVLIVCKDTNASPLTSSNKPLYLDLEETFLRIISTLPMSDSQELLQQCLSFSTRNVDCPHLVTAFNTWFRRATHSPQRENLC, from the exons ATGGTCACAGGTACCGGCTCCAAAAAGCGGCATCGCGCCGTACAGCCCGCCAGCTCAGCCGCCGGCAGCAGTTCCAGCCGCCCTTGCGCCGCCGTCATCATCGGCTCCGTTGCCAGAAGACCCACCCATCCCGACCCAATCCCGAGCCCGACTCTGAAACCCGACCCCACCAACCCCTACTCCTTCGACGACCCTTCCTCCGCCGACGTCATTCTCCGCCTCTTCGTCGACCCCTCGCCTTTAGACCCCTCCGCGACGTCATTGTCTCTATCCCCCGCCACCACCCAGCCTCAAGACGACGTCGTTCTCCACCTCCACGCCCACGCCCTCTTCCGCTGCAAGTACTTCGCAGCCCTCTTGTCGGACCGATGGCAGCACCCCGACTCCCAAGACGACGCCGTTCGCAAGATCAACCTCCGTGTCCCACTGACCCCCGGCGCCATGGAGGCCCGCATTTCCCTCCTCCAACTCCTCTACACCCCAGACCTTGCCTCCGCCATAACCACCGTGTCGACGGCGCTCGACCTTCTCCCCGTGGCTTCGGAGCTTATCTTCGATGATTGCGTACGATTCTGCCTTCGATTCCTGGAGGCCGTCCCTTGGACCCAAGACGATGAAGCTCGAGTGCTCGCTCTAATCCCTCATCTGAGCGAAGACGAATCCAAAGACCTCATCGCTAGGATTTCTGGATGCCCCGATTCGAGCGAGGAGATGCTGTACGGTCTCATCCTCGCCGTGACCCACAACCAGAACATGGCGTACGTCAAGGCCTTCGTCGCGAAGCTGCTCCGGGATTTCGGGTCTAGAGACCTGGTCGAGCGGGTTCTGGATCGGGCGTTTCAGACCACCTTCAAGGTCGTCAAGGAGTCCATGGAGGAGTACATGAGTCCCGGAGTCCGTGGCGACCATGACGAGACCGAGGCCATCCAGAGGCTCAACCTCCACACGGCATTGACCCATGGGAAGCACCTGGTGTGGCTCGTGGAGAGGATGATCGAGCTCCGAGTCGCTGACTCGGCAGTCAAGGAGTGGAGCGAGCAGCCTGCTTTCACTGCCGATTTGCAGAGGGCTTTTCAGGACGATGCGTGGAGGAATATTGTGCCGGGGCTACCTAGCGTCTTGCTTCGCTGCACTTCAAGGCTTGCCAATGCCGTCGCCTCTGGAACCATTTTGGTTGCTGCTCAG GTTCGGAAGAAGCTTGTCAAAGATTGGCTTCCAGTTCTGATTGTTTGTAAAGATACCAATGCTTCCCCTCTGACATCTAGTAACAAACCACTGTACTTGGATCTGGAAGAGACATTCCTCAGAATAATCTCGACACTGCCCATGTCCGATTCACAGGAGTTGCTGCAGCAGTGCCTCAGCTTCTCTACCCGGAACGTGGACTGTCCTCACCTGGTCACTGCGTTCAACACCTGGTTCCGCCGTGCGACTCATTCCCCTCAACGTGAGAATCTTTGTTAA
- the LOC126587815 gene encoding probable receptor-like serine/threonine-protein kinase At4g34500, producing the protein MAVLGETTEASNNSLSHKITAKTPLFNLKLYAVIAILVLCLLAAALLIFLCLRITRVSRKRKMRVKHSSGSIPLVSKEIAEIKEPSPRAADNGERKMGNEKLKEAPLEVTEIVDIERGKGNRSGLESDGSGPHNIGWGRWYSLKELEIATRGFSPQNVIGEGGYGIVYSGELQDGSVVAVKNLLNNKGQAENEFKVEVEAIGKVKHKNLVGLIGYCAEGAQRMLVYEYIDNGNLEQWLHGDVGPVSPLTWDIRMKIAIGTAKGLAYLHEGLEPKVVHRDIKSSNILLDRKWNAKVSDFGLAKLLGSEASYVTTRVMGTFGYVAPEYASTGMLNEGSDVYSFGVLLMEIITGRNPIDYSKPAGEMNLVDWFKGMIQSRRGEDVLDPLIAVQPPPRAMKRVLLVCLRCIDLDVHKRPKMGQIVHMLEADDFPFRSETRSAR; encoded by the exons ATGGCAGTTCTCGGAGAGACAACCGAAGCCTCAAACAACTCCCTCTCCCACAAGATCACCGCCAAAACCCCATTATTCAACCTCAAACTCTACGCTGTTATCGCCATCCTCGTCCTCTGCCTCCTCGCAGCCGCCCTTCTCATCTTCCTCTGCCTCCGCATAACTCGAGTCTCCCGAAAACGCAAGATGCGCGTGAAGCACAGCTCCGGCTCAATCCCCCTAGTCTCCAAGGAGATCGCCGAGATCAAGGAACCGAGTCCACGCGCCGCCGACAATGGCGAGAGAAAAATGGGAAATGAAAAGTTGAAGGAAGCTCCGCTGGAGGTGACGGAGATTGTTGACATCGAAAGAGGGAAAGGGAACCGGAGCGGGTTGGAAAGTGACGGGTCGGGCCCGCATAACATCGGGTGGGGCCGGTGGTACAGCTTGAAGGAGCTGGAGATCGCGACACGCGGGTTTTCTCCACAGAACGTGATTGGAGAAGGAGGATACGGCATCGTCTACAGCGGCGAGCTGCAGGACGGCTCTGTCGTGGCCGTCAAGAACCTTCTGAACAACAA GGGTCAGGCAGAGAACGAGTTTAAGGTGGAAGTCGAAGCCATTGGGAAAGTAAAGCATAAGAACTTGGTGGGTCTAATTGGTTATTGTGCAGAAGGTGCTCAAAG GATGCTTGTGTACGAGTACATTGACAACGGCAACTTGGAGCAATGGTTGCACGGCGATGTTGGGCCTGTCAGCCCTCTGACCTGGGATATTCGTATGAAAATCGCCATCGGGACAGCAAAAGG GCTGGCCTATTTGCATGAAGGGTTAGAACCCAAGGTGGTGCACCGTGATATAAAATCCAGTAACATTCTTCTGGATAGAAAGTGGAACGCAAAAGTATCAGATTTTGGTCTGGCCAAGCTCTTAGGATCGGAGGCAAGCTATGTGACTACACGCGTTATGGGGACATTCGG ATATGTAGCTCCAGAATATGCAAGCACAGGTATGCTTAACGAGGGGAGTGATGTATATAGTTTCGGAGTTCTACTAATGGAGATAATTACAGGAAGAAACCCAATTGACTATTCCAAACCAGCAGGAGAG ATGAACCTGGTTGATTGGTTTAAAGGAATGATCCAAAGTCGCCGTGGAGAGGATGTTCTTGATCCTCTGATTGCAGTTCAGCCCCCTCCAAGAGCTATGAAGCGAGTATTGCTGGTTTGTCTCCGATGTATAGATCTAGATGTCCATAAGCGACCGAAAATGGGGCAAATTGTTCATATGCTTGAGGCAGATGACTTCCCTTTTCGTTCA GAAACTCGATCAGCTCGATAA